The nucleotide window TGTACCAGGCAGGGACACTCTCCGGAAACCCGATCGCGATGACGGCCGGCATAGAGACGCTGAAGATCCTCTCGAAAAAGGGCGCCTATGAGAAGCTCGAAAAGACGATGGATCGCCTCGAAAGAGGTCTGAAAGATGCGGCCAAAAAGTCGGGCGTTAAGACAAAGTTTTACCGGGCCGGAACCATGTTCTGTACCTACTTCTCCGATAGGGAAGTCGTTGATTACGAAACGGCAAAGAGATCGGATACGAAGCGATTTGGACGGTTCTTCACGGGGATGCTGCAGCAGGGGGTAAACCTCGCTCCGTCGCAGTTCGAGGCCGGATTCATCTCCCTTGCCCACACCGGAAATGATATCGAGAAGACTATTCGGGCCGCGTACAAGACCCTGTCCGGACTTGACCGTTAGGCTTTAAGGAAGCGTGAGGAGGATTTGGTGCTCAATCCGCTGACGTTAGTTGACAAGATTATTGTCTGGTTTACCGAGAAACTCTCGAAGAGGACAAAGGTCCTCATCTCGGTATTCGTTTTGCTTTTTCTCGTCGGCGCTGCCTACACGGGATACAGGATCAACGATTACTTCGAGAACGACCCTGCGGCGTGCAGGACGTGCCATGTCCACGACAAGGCCCACGCGGCTTGGGAGAAGAGCGAGCACAACAGGGTTACCTGTCATGACTGTCATCACGCGACGCGGAAAGACCAGGTGATGCAGATCGTAAAGTTTGTCTTCCTCGGGCATAAGACGGTTTCTCCGAGACACGGCGAAATCATCGTACCGAAGAAGTTTTGCATGCTCTGTCACTGGGAGAAGAACAAGAAGTACCCTGAGGCGCCGAACGTCTCCACCTCCCAATACCATATCAGGCACGCTACGACAGCGGGTCTCGAGTGCACCCAGTGCCATGGGTATGTCATCCACAAATTCCCGACCGAGGAGAGGTTCTGTCTCAAGTGCCACACCGGAAAAGAGGTCCATGGTGCGGGGATGAAGGAACTCGCGTGTCTCAACTGTCACACCGAGCGTACCAAGAACCTGAGGCCGGGAAGAAAGAAATGCCTCT belongs to Thermodesulfovibrionales bacterium and includes:
- a CDS encoding cytochrome c3 family protein, producing MLNPLTLVDKIIVWFTEKLSKRTKVLISVFVLLFLVGAAYTGYRINDYFENDPAACRTCHVHDKAHAAWEKSEHNRVTCHDCHHATRKDQVMQIVKFVFLGHKTVSPRHGEIIVPKKFCMLCHWEKNKKYPEAPNVSTSQYHIRHATTAGLECTQCHGYVIHKFPTEERFCLKCHTGKEVHGAGMKELACLNCHTERTKNLRPGRKKCLYCHGDESVRQELIADGSIDVKHFPPPPAVTKKAIKINFPGDAPMQFYCYECHKPHQKARPDWNDCLKCHSSIPDKGRHELHIKTVGMECKNCHKPHVWSVTEEQAKKDCVKCHEYRDPRRFLTL